A stretch of the Vicia villosa cultivar HV-30 ecotype Madison, WI unplaced genomic scaffold, Vvil1.0 ctg.000024F_1_1, whole genome shotgun sequence genome encodes the following:
- the LOC131622037 gene encoding zinc finger CCCH domain-containing protein 67-like, translating into MEPSQQSKSTDSSINDPQLIPELSDLNHVTHLDEELQNKLDLKDGDEIHEKVSNFEVAAVESEKGQECDNGDGWNGDDDGWNGDDEVNDWVENVNVNENVVVSGEVDQVENKDERSNGNGRAELYPLRPEAEDCSFYLKTGTCKFGSNCKFNHPLRRRSSAFKERVGDRDELEKRAGQTECKYYSRSGGCMFGKDCKFDHSRGKYSAVQVLEFNFLGLPIRLGEKECPYYMQTGSCKFGATCKFNHPDPTTVGGYDSTSAYGNGSSISLHNVSQSSSTRKFNETATFVPIIISPSPGVSPRSSEWNGYQAPIYLSERGTHPPSPYAVKNPAIETNAHMHRHKQTSAEEFPERPGEPECSFFLKTGDCKFKFHCKFHHPKNRITRSPPCSLSDKGLPLRPGQNTCTHYSRYGICKFGPACKFDHPINMPPPTMPGLYQQSSYTNSASVEEAGNGDASDATNQ; encoded by the exons ATGGAACCCTCTCAGCAATCCAAATCAACCGATTCCTCCATCAACGACCCACAGTTGATTCCTGAACTCTCAGATCTCAATCACGTGACCCATCTCGATGAGGAGCTTCAGAACAAGTTGGATTTGAAAGATGGGGATGAAATTCATGAAAAAGTTTCAAACTTTGAAGTTGCTGCTGTAGAATCTGAAAAGGGTCAGGAGTGTGATAATGGTGATGGgtggaatggtgatgatgatgggtGGAATGGGGATGATGAGGTGAATGATTGGGTtgagaatgtgaatgtgaatgagaATGTTGTTGTTAGTGGAGAAGTTGATCAAGTGGAGAACAAGGATGAAAGAAGCAATGGTAATGGTAGAGCTGAACTGTACCCATTGAGGCCTGAAGCTGAAGACTGTTCCTTTTATCTCAAAACTGGGACTTGCAAATTTGGATCCAATTGCAAGTTTAATCATCCTCTTAGGAGAAGAAGCTCG GCTTTTAAAGAGAGAGTAGGAGATAGAGATGAATTGGAGAAAAGAGCAGGACAGACAGAATGCAAG TATTATTCAAGGTCTGGGGGTTGTATGTTTGGAAAGGATTGTAAATTTGATCATTCCAGAGGAAAGTATTCAGCCGTCCAAGTTTTAGAGTTTAACTTCCTCGGACTACCTATTCGTTTG GGTGAGAAAGAGTGTCCCTATTACATGCAAACTGGCTCTTGTAAGTTTGGAGCAACCTGCAAGTTTAATCATCCCGATCCTACAACTGTTGGCGGATATGATTCCACTTCAGCATATGGTAATGGAAGTTCTATTTCATTACACAATGTATCACAGTCATCTTCTACCAGAAAATTCAATGAAACTGCAACATTTGTGCCAATCATAATTTCACCGAGTCCAGGGGTTTCTCCTCGAAGCTCTGAATGGAATGGATATCAG GCACCTATATATTTATCAGAGAGGGGTACGCATCCACCTTCACCATATGCCGTGAAGAACCCAGCTATTGAAACAAATGCTCATATGCACCGTCATAAGCAGACGTCTGCTGAAGAGTTTCCTGAAAGACCTGGCGAACCTGAGTGTAGTTTCTTCTTGAAAACTGGGGACTGCAAATTTAAGTTCCATTGCAAATTTCACCATCCAAAGAATCGGATTACAAGATCACCTCCTTGCAGCTTAAGTGACAAGGGTCTGCCTTTGAGACCT GGCCAGAATACATGCACGCATTACAGCCGATATGGAATTTGCAAATTTGGACCAGCTTGTAAGTTTGACCACCCGATAAACATGCCGCCCCCAACTATGCCTGGACTCTATCAACAATCCTCTTACACAAACTCTGCGAGTGTTGAGGAGGCAGGAAATGGAGATGCTAGTGATGCAACAAATCAATAG